In Pseudomonas oryzicola, one DNA window encodes the following:
- the pssA gene encoding CDP-diacylglycerol--serine O-phosphatidyltransferase has translation MSERPEEPNKPSDAESLLPVDEHVEEGHDAEGRKVRHRGIYLLPNLFTTANLFAGFYSIISSMSAQSALSAGDPREASKYFAFAAIAIFVAMVLDGLDGRVARMTNTQSAFGAEYDSLSDMVAFGVAPALLAFGWALGDMGKVGWMVAFIYVAGAALRLARFNTQVGTADKRYFIGLASPAAAGVVAGTVWAFSDYGIQGSKLSFLVALLVAAAGMLMVSNIKYNSFKELDLKGRVPFVAILAVVLVFAVVFSDPPRILLLIFLAYAASGPIQFLLKGRRRKA, from the coding sequence ATGAGCGAACGTCCCGAAGAGCCGAACAAGCCCTCCGACGCCGAAAGCCTGCTACCTGTCGATGAGCACGTTGAAGAAGGGCATGATGCCGAAGGGCGCAAGGTGCGCCACCGTGGCATCTATCTGCTGCCCAACCTGTTTACCACCGCCAACCTGTTTGCCGGTTTCTATTCCATCATCAGCTCGATGAGCGCACAGAGCGCCCTGAGTGCCGGTGACCCGCGCGAGGCAAGCAAGTACTTTGCCTTCGCTGCCATTGCCATCTTCGTGGCCATGGTGCTCGATGGCCTTGATGGCCGTGTCGCGCGCATGACCAATACCCAGAGCGCCTTCGGTGCCGAGTACGACTCGCTGTCGGACATGGTCGCCTTTGGTGTGGCCCCGGCTTTGCTTGCCTTCGGTTGGGCGCTGGGCGACATGGGCAAGGTCGGCTGGATGGTCGCCTTCATCTATGTGGCCGGCGCGGCGTTGCGCCTGGCACGTTTCAATACCCAGGTGGGTACTGCCGACAAGCGCTATTTCATCGGCCTGGCCAGCCCGGCCGCTGCGGGCGTGGTGGCGGGTACCGTATGGGCGTTCAGCGACTACGGCATCCAGGGTTCCAAGCTGTCGTTCCTGGTGGCGCTGCTGGTGGCTGCCGCCGGCATGCTGATGGTCAGCAACATCAAGTACAACAGCTTCAAGGAGCTGGACCTCAAGGGCCGCGTACCGTTTGTGGCGATCCTGGCCGTGGTGCTGGTGTTTGCCGTGGTGTTCAGCGACCCGCCGCGCATCCTGCTGCTGATCTTCCTCGCCTATGCGGCTTCGGGGCCGATCCAGTTCCTGCTGAAGGGGCGTCGGCGTAAAGCGTGA